The proteins below come from a single Fusarium verticillioides 7600 chromosome 3, whole genome shotgun sequence genomic window:
- a CDS encoding hypothetical protein (At least one base has a quality score < 10), with the protein MNGHSQHSHEPVMSKQDEDLMQLTLQLRNKKEAEKYAKYHGDKLIGNPIAPKVGLWEDVKSVFSKSSNWPALKRTADGIIKGTGLDGQSLATIAGSLSDYSVQRQKLIDGQVKDKYDKMLHPPLTYLGDAFQYRTADGKFNSAMNPHLGQAGAPYAKTVPSKTAPLGALPDPSDLFDKLMAREEGGRESKSGLSAMLIYHATIIIHDIFRTNDNDKNISDSSSYLDLSPLYGYTTEMQRKVRDDKFKLGLLKPDTFAEDRLLRQPPGVCIMLVMYNRYHNYAARQLLRINENGRFRVPAMYEKTKLVSLIMEHLPEKDQYGQKLPLDDDVKEKCKKYEKLWRDVRAARPGDAPYAPPKTPHETEKEKKKREEAEKKRHDALEEIEKFNKSKLNQELEDLTNDLKLLLKKKTLKLKDRDHQAAKDFEAACDEFKEAWEAAWNKQDDDLFNTARLITCGMYIQISVHDYLRALMGFHQFDTNFTLDPRADFDQKKTSRGIGNQVTVEFNLLYRFHCAISLKDEKYTEDFMKNVLHFRDPSNTSLPEFLGTMAAVKQKAAEDHKYGKREPEPWEVTFGIPDEDPTPAAGAGSSGNTSDSGIALDGASNNASAEKVTESKHFTRNPITNLFDDNQMLKELTSAMDDPISNFGPRNVPKCLKSVEIMGILQARRWECGTLNDFRDFFGLPRHQSFESVTKNTEIQNALRDLYEHPDKIELYPGIFCESDEYMGLDPGPSESSSALWSAIFSDAITLVRSDRFYTVDWNTNSLTSWGMKEVTPNNEICKSSVFHRLLQRAFPGWFPSNTIRFFHPFYTAEQNGKYAEAQGYGDWFKETVDHPKVAVAAPVQKPEKPWYLSKFDDIKIILQGEKAKNFTNSAFYYKANLPQVVRDVLTTVEGKDDPKYTSTIDDYVEKVEADLKEYLDNEMRHIVKRESISMTNSTFQIDATRDFAIPVVTRYVADFLGFGNKLFKTPTEAKDTYSENEIYQHITNCQIFLSYNADETKWLQRREAFKASMKKLIELTQRGTIWEAGQWGITKAFFGKKETNAMHNLGVFVAEQVLGYEKEQSKAAAILLLICLDFAYNAVVSFTATLDGYMKDLYAAADGRPHFMLGLRHDTRPQWIQVQECVFSDKPNADEHLEKMVQTMARITVRQPIVRKALEEDKYKFAGVKGGKEVTIKKGDAVILDLAKAGDEEGVKNSPEKRQLLLAQLSIADKFGVFAPRRIVTISLTSMIKFVAQMKNPRRGHDAQGKLKRINLDSTPEGYANYMAPGRVSWIQKQAEKLKSPEEAEDIVTEGDLRPQSDTYLTPTWDEFVPFPMTWKIRFDGFGESDYKVGTNEYGRVKTMPTLPDFCPPWYQPQGPSTEGGAFASTVCICAGEGSGKGEVDDKGEKVHKKGCPCVGGSKKKHKLKTAQLSTGCGLSDNCVHK; encoded by the exons ATGAACGGCCACTCTCAGCACTCACATGAGCCTGTGATGAGTAAGCAGGATGAGGATCTGATGCAGCTCACGCTGCAGCTcagaaacaagaaagaagcagagaaatATGCCAAGTATCACGGCGACAAACTGATTGGA AACCCCATTGCCCCCAAGGTTGGCTTATGGGAAGATGTCAAATCCGTGTTCTCCAAGTCAAGCAACTGGCCCGCCTTGAAGAGAACGGCAGATGGCATCATTAAAGGCACTGGACTTGAT GGACAGAGTCTTGCGACTATCGCTGGCAGTCTTTCTGACTACAGTGTCCAACGCCAGAAGTTGATCGATggccaagtcaaagacaagtaCGACAAGATGCTGCACC CGCCTTTGACATACCTTGGAGATGCATTCCAGTATAGAACTGCTGATGGCAAGTTCAACAGCGCCATGAATCCTCATCTCGGTCAAGCTGGTGCTCCATATGCCAAGACTGTTCCATCAAAGACCGCACCACTGGGAGCTCTTCCTGATCCCTCTGATCTCTTTGATAAGCTCATGGCACGAGAGGAAGGTGGCCGAGAGAGCAAGTCTGGACTCTCTGCCATGCTCATCTATCACGCAACCATCATTATCCATGACATCTTCAGAaccaacgacaacgacaagaaTATCTCCGATAGCTCGTCGTATCTTGACCTGTCCCCACTCTATGGATACACCACAGAGATGCAGCGCAAGGTCCGAGATGACAagttcaagcttggcctcTTGAAGCCCGACACGTTTGCTGAGGACCGTCTACTTCGACAGCCACCTGGCGTCTGCATCATGCTCGTTATGTATAACCGGTATCATAACTATGCTGCAAGACAACTTCTCCGCATCAACGAGAATGGCCGCTTCAGGGTTCCAGCCATGTACGAGAAGACCAAACTGGTCTCTCTGATCATGGAGCATCTTCCTGAGAAGGACCAGTACGGCCAAAAGCTTCCattggatgacgatgttaAGGAGAAGTGTAAGAAGTACGAGAAACTCTGGAGAGATGTCCGCGCAGCTAGGCCTGGCGATGCACCTTACGCTCCCCCCAAGACACCCCATGAGacagaaaaggagaagaagaagcgagaggaAGCCGAGAAAAAGCGACACGATGCTctggaagagattgagaagttcaacaagTCTAAGCTGAACCAAGAGTTGGAAGACCTGACCAacgatctcaagcttctactcaagaagaagaccttgaagctcaaggatcGCGATCACCAAGCAGCTAAGGACTTCGAAGCGGCATGTGATGAGTTCAAAGAGGCCTGGGAAGCAGCCTGGAACAAACAAGACGATGACCTCTTCAACACAGCCCGACTCATCACCTGCGGCATGTACATTCAGATCTCAGTCCACGACTATCTGAGAGCGCTCATGGGCTTCCACCAGTTCGACACCAACTTCACGCTTGATCCTCGCGCCGACTTTgatcagaagaagacgagccGTGGTATTGGTAACCAGGTCACAGTCGAGTTCAACCTTCTCTACCGCTTCCATTGTGCCATCTctctcaaggatgagaaatACACTGAAGACTTTATGAAGAATGTGTTGCACTTCAGGGACCCTAGCAATACTTCTCTTCCCGAGTTTCTGGGTACCATGGCTGCCGTTAAgcagaaggctgctgaggatcACAAGTATGGTAAGAGGGAGCCTGAGCCATGGGAGGTAACCTTTGGTATCCCTGATGAGGACCCGACACCTGCGGCTGGGGCTGGCTCTTCAGGCAACACTTCGGACAGTGGTATAGCTCTCGACGGTGCTTCCAACAATGCCAGTGCGGAAAAGGTCACCGAGTCCAAGCACTTCACCCGCAACCCAATCACCAACCTCTTCGATGACAaccagatgctcaaggagCTTACTTCAGCCATGGATGaccccatctccaactttggTCCTCGCAACGTTCCCAAGTGTCTCAAGTCGGTTGAGATCATGGgcattcttcaagctcgtCGATGGGAGTGTGGAACTCTGAATGACTTCAGAGACTTCTTTGGCCTGCCCAGACACCAGTCTTTTGAGAGCGTCACAAAGAACACTGAGATCCAGAATGCCCTTCGAGATCTTTATGAGCATCCTGATAAGATCGAGCTGTATCCTGGTATCTTCTGTGAGTCTGATGAGTACATGGGCCTAGACCCAGGTCCCAGTGAGTCGAGCTCTGCTCTTTGgtctgccatcttctccgaTGCCATCACCCTCGTCCGATCTGATCGTTTCTACACTGTTGACTGGAACACCAACTCTTTGACCTCTTGGGGTATGAAAGAGGTCACTCCCAACAACGAGATTTGCAAGAGTTCAGTCTTCCATCGTCTCCTTCAACGTGCTTTCCCAGGCTGGTTCCcctccaacaccatccgctTCTTCCATCCTTTCTACACAGCCGAGCAGAATGGCAAATATGCCGAGGCTCAAGGCTATGGTGACTGGTTTAAGGAGACAGTTGATCACCCAAAGGTCGCCGTCGCTGCCCCAGTGCAGAAGCCTGAGAAGCCATGGTATCTCAGCAAgtttgatgacatcaagatcatcttgcAGGgcgagaaggccaagaacttCACAAACTCTGCGTTTTACTACAAGGCAAACCTGCCTCAAGTAGTCAGAGACGTGTTGACCACGGTGGAAGGAAAGGACGACCCTAAATACACGTCCACGATTGACGATTACGTCGAGAAGGTGGAAGCAGACCTGAAAGAGTATCTCGATAACGAAATGAGACATATTGTCAAAAGAGAGTCGATCTCTATGACCAACTCGACCTTCCAGATCGATGCTACTCGAGA CTTTGCTATTCCTGTTGTTACTCGATATGTCGCTgacttccttggcttcggaaacaagctcttcaagacccccaccgaggccaaggacaCGTACAGCGAGAATGAGATCTATCAGCACATCACAAACTGccagatcttcctctcctATAATGCTGACGAGACCAAGTGGTTGCAGCGTCGTGAGGCCTTCAAGGCTTCtatgaagaagctcatcgaaCTGACCCAGAGAGGAACCATCTGGGAGGCTGGGCAGTGGGGCATCACCAAGGCGTTTTTTGGTAAGAAGGAGACTAATGCCATGCATAATCTTGGAGTCTTTGTGGCGGAGCAGGTTTTGGGCTATGAGAAGGAGCAGAGCAAAGCGGCTGctattcttcttctcatttgTCTTGACTTTGCCTACAATGCAGTCGTCTCG TTCACTGCGACGCTGGATGGCTACATGAAGGATCTTTATGCAGCGGCTGATGGTCGTCCACATTTCATGCTAGGCCTACGTCATGATACCCGTCCACAATGGATTCAAGTCCAGGAGTGTGTCTTCAGCGATAAGCCAAACGCTGACGagcatcttgagaagatggtccAGACAATGGCTCGAATCACCGTTCGGCAGCCCATTGTTCGcaaggctcttgaagagGACAAATATAAGTTTGCTGGTGTgaaaggaggaaaagaagtTACTATCAAGAAAGGTGATGCTGTTATCCTCGATCTT GCCAAGGCCGGCGACGAAGAAGGTGTCAAGAACAGCCCAGAGAAGCGGCAGCTCTTGCTGGCCCAGCTCAGCATCGCGGACAAGTTTGGCGTCTTTGCACCCCGACGTATTGTCACGATTTCTCTTACCTCGATGATCAAGTTCGTCGCTCAGATGAAGAATCCTCGTCGTGGTCACGATGCACAGGGCAAGCTTAAGAGGATTAACCTAGACTCTACTCCCGAGGGCTATGCCAACTACATGGCTCCCGGCCGAGTCAGCTGGATTCAGAAACAAGCCGAGAAGCTGAAAAGCcctgaagaggcagaggatATTGTTACCGAAGGCGATCTGCGGCCGCAGAGTGACACGTATCTCACCCCAACTTGGGATGAGTTTGTTCCCTTCCCCATGACATGGAAGATTCGCTTCGACGGCTTTGGAGAATCGGACTACAAGGTTGGCACTAATGAATACGGTAGAGTCAAGACGATGCCTACGCTTCCTGATTTCTGTCCTCCGTGGtatcagcctcaaggtcCAAGCACGGAGGGTGGCGCTTTTGCTTCTACCGTCTGCATTTGTGCTGGTGAGGGATCTGGAAAgggcgaggttgatgacaagggcgagaaggTCCACAAGAAGGGTTGTCCTTGTGTTGGAGgttccaagaagaagcataagcTGAAGACGGCCCAGCTTTCGACGGGCTGTGGATTGAGTGATAACTGTGTTCATAAGTAG